A region of the Arenibacter antarcticus genome:
CGGTTCGAATAACGCAACACGCAATTGTCATGTGATACTGTTTGATGGAAGAAAGGGCTTATTATTAATTGAAGCAAGATTTAAGTATTCCCATTGAGGCGGCACCAATAACTTATCTAAACAACCCTTGAAGTAAACGATTGGGGATTTTTTGAAAGTCTAATTGAACGTGGGGTTAAATAAACTTTAGAGGATCGGAATTTTGTCCCATAAAACGAAACTTTTATGGGACTACCGTTAGATTAGTTTCCTTAGCTAATTACAGCAACCTGACCCTTCCTGAATTGGTGGACAAGCAACAGTTCCATAGGAGCAATAAACACAACAATCGCCTTCTTTTGGCTTTAGCAATGTTTTACAATTTTTACATTCGTAGAAGAACTGGCAGGCAGTTGTGGGCATCTTCTCTGTTGCTCGATGACCGCACTTAGGGCAGGTGATTGTGGATTCTAACTTTATTTCCATTATTTAATTATTTTGTATCCTGTGCTCAGGATGGCGGTTTCTATTTCTTCAAGGTTCACCTTGGTTTCATCGTATTTTACGATTGTATTAGCTGCCTCATAATCTGCCTTAACATGGAGTATTCCATCAAGTTTGCTAACTTCACTTTCAATATGTGCTTCGCAACCTTCACAGGTCATTCCTGCTATGGTTACCCTTATTTCTTTAACCTTCGATTGATCCGTGTATAAGATTTCCTTACTAGAATCTGGACTGAAATAAAAAATATGGGAATAGGATGGAAATGTTAACATCAACCCCGCAAATACCGTAATTATAAATAGGAAGGATTTGGATTGCCAAAAAGATGGTTTTGCATCATCCTCACAAGCACAGTCGATTTCCTCCTGGGTTTTTGGTCGAAGTTTCTGATACCAGGCAAAAACCAATACAACGATTGTTAGGCCGAATAGATAAGGCCGATACGGTTCCACCCAAGAAAAGGTGGATGCAATGCCGCTTGTTCCTGCTATCAATGCCAGAACTGGGGTGATACAACATATTGATGCAGCTATGGCCGTAAATATTCCAGCGTAAGCTGCCCTGTTCGAAGTTTTTCCTGTTTCCATATTATGCTATTTTTCGATTGCTGTCAATTGTTGAGAGGGCATTATTCAACACAGTGGTGTTTTCCTTGACCAAAGAGTAATAAAGTGTTTGGCCATCACGCCTCATTCGGATGACCCCTGCATCTTTCATCTTACGGATATGCTGGGAAACCGCAGGAGCGCTCATTTCTAGTATATCCGCAATATCACAAGGGCAAAGCTCTTCTTCCATATTTAAAAGGAAAAGAATTTTCAAGCGCACCTCACTTCCCGCCAATGCAAATATTCTGCTTATCTCCTGAAAACCGGAGGATGAGTTTTGTATGGTTTCTTTACATCTTGTGAGCTGCTTATGGTCAGCCTCTTTACGGGTACAGGATATTTCTAGTTTCATATGTAGCTATTTATTGCTTTTTAACGGTCATACTTCGGCTGCACCTGCCTACGGCAGGTAAACTAGCCTGACGGCAGTCAGGTTCACATATCTTCATTCGGAATTGCGAGCAGTTTTCGGTTTTACTCATTTCATAGTAAGGTTTTTGTCGGCCAATAAAATATCACCTTACGTAATTAAGCAAATACTTAAATATAAATATTTGTTAAGATAGATTTTGTTCAGTAATAAAGCCGGCTTTCGGAACTTAAAAGTATATTTAAACGACCCTTGAAGTAAACGATTTGGAAATTATTCGAAAGTCTAAATAAATCCGGGGTTAAGTAAACCATAAAGGTGAGGTGTTTTGTTCCACCGTAAAACCTTCGTTTTGATCTTAGAAAGGTTATAAGTCCAAAAATTTTAATTGGATCAATGCAATGTCTACAGTGATTCTTAAATTAGGCCAATACTCCGAGCCAAATAGACCTTGGCAAACAATTTGTTGCGCAAGGTCTGATATGGTTCAGGTATTTGATCCAAGAAAATTTTTAATTTCATTTATATTACTTCCGGGGTATCGGGAACCGTTGGCGGTCTTTTCAATACCAACTGATACACACAAGGGATAACGACCAAATTTAAAATGGTCGCAGATAACAATCCCCCCAAAATAACCACTGCCATGGGGCTTTGTATTTCACTCCCTGGTTCGCCTCCTTTAAGGGCCAATGGTATTAATGCCAAGCCTGTTGTAAAAGCCGTCATCAAGATAGGGTTCAACCTATCCAATGCCCCTGTTTTGATGAGCTCAAAACCTTGGATACCTTCCTTTCGCAAATCCTCATATCTGGATACCAATAGGATTCCATTTCGGGTTGCGATACCGAAAAGGCTAATAAAACCTATGGTCACTGCGATACTGATAATTCCGGAAGTGAAGTACACGATCAATATACCACCGATTAAGGCCAAAGGCAGATTGATCAATACTACAAATGCCAGTTTCACCTCTTTAAATTCATAATACAATAATAGGAAAATGATAGCTATTGCGATGATTGCAGTGAACATAAGTAATTGTGATGCTTTGGACTCGCTTTCAAACTGTCCGCCATATTCCACCCGGTAGCCTTCCGGCATAATTACATTATTGGCGACAACTTCCTTTATTTCATTTACGGCACTTCGCAAATCCCTGCCTTGTACATTGGCGGCGACTACAATTTTACGTTGTACATCTTCACGATTAATGGTGTTCGGACTGCTCACGGATTGAACGGTTGCCAATTCTCCCAATATTGTGTGTCCGCCATTTGGAAGGCTTACCAACGTTTTGTTGATGTTCTCAATGTCGTTCCTATATGGTTTTTCGTAGCGCACAACCAGATCGAAATATTGTTGTCCTTCATAAATTTCACCCGCCTCTTCACCGGCAAAAGCAATATCTACCTGCTCCATCAAATTTCCGACCGTCATTCCATAGGCCGCCAAAATTTGACGTTTAGGTTTGATGCGTATCTGCGGAACTTCGACTTGCTGGTCTACCGCTACATCTACCAAGCCTTCAATATCTTTGATGTTCTGCTCTACGCTCTTGCCTACTTCAAACAAGCGTTGCAGATCCGGACCAAAAATTTTGATGGCGATATTGGCACGTGTACCTGATAGCATATGGTCTATACGGTGCGCGATGGGTTGCCCCAAGGTAATATTTACCCCTGGGGCAATGCTTAATTTGGTACGGACTTCTTCAAAAAATTCTTCCTTGGTTTTTCCGTCGAGAACAAAAGGCACATCAATTTCTGAAGCATTTACACCTTGTGCATGTTCATCCAGTTCTGCTCTCCCTTGTCTTCGGGTAACTACTTCAACTTCGGGCAGCTCCAATAATACCGTCTCTATCAGTTTTCCTGTTTTGTTGCTCTCTTCCAAGGACATTCCCGGTGGTCCTACCACACTAATGACTAAGGAACCTTCATTGAATTCTGGAAGAAAACTTCTTCCCAATTGCGTTAAAACTAAAAGACTAACCATAAAGGCAATGACCGTTATGCCAATAACAGTTTTTGGAACTTTTGTGGCACGTTCCAATATATTTCCATAATGTTTCTGTAACCAACGTTCCACCCGTGTGCCCTCTGCTTGTTTGGTTAAAAGCTTTTCGTTATCCAACAAGTAGGAACATAATATTGGGGTTACCGTTACAGCAACGATCAATGAAGTTAAAACAGATGTTACAAAAGCTATTCCCAGCGGTTGCAATAAACGACCTTCCATCCCGCTCAAAAAGAACAGCGGTATAAATGATACGATGATAATCAAGGTTGCAATAACGATAGAACTCCTAATTTCTACCGATGCTACACGCACTACGGTCAAGGTAGACTCGCGTTCGGCCTTTGGTTTTCTGATATTTTCACGCAAGCGTTTATAGACATTCTCTACATCAATAATGGCATCATCCACCAAGGCGCCAATAGCGATTGCCATCCCGCCCAAGCTCATTGTATTAATGGTATACCCCAGCCATTTTAGGATGATTATGGACACCAATAAGGAAATAGGAATGGCCAACAAGGATATTAAAGTGGTTCTCCAATTCATTAAAAATATGAAAAGGATAATCATTACAAAAAATGCACCTTCCAACAAGGTCTGATTCAAATTGCTGATGGAAGCATCGATAAAATCAGACTGTCTAAAGATTTGACTTTTGATGTTTACCCCTTTTGGCAAAGTTTTTTCCAGATCAGCAATTGCTTCATCCAATCTTTCTGTCAGTTCCAATGTGTTGACATCAGGTTGTTTTGCAATGGTTAAAATAACGGCTGGCTTAGCATTTAATGATCCATCGCCAATCTTATCTGCAGCTCCAATTTGTACCGTGGCCACATCCTTAATTTTTAAAGTTTGACCATTGACCTGTTTTAATACCGCTTCTTTTAAATCCTCCAGAGCATACGCTCTACCACTTCCTTTGATGATGTATTGATTGCCATATTGGTTGATTACACCACCCGGTGCATTTATGTTCGCTTCCTTCACCTTCTCTACCAGTTCAGAAAGGCTCACATCATAATGTTTCAACTTTTCAGGATTCGCAAATATTTGGTATTGCTTATAATCGCCACCAATAACCACCACGTTGGCAATGCCGCCAATAGCTTTAATCCGTGGGCGTATCGTCCAATCGGAAAGGGTCCGTAATTCCATTGGGGACAAAGTATCCGAGGTGACGCCCAAAAGCATTATTTCGCCCATAATGGATGAAATAGGAGCCATAGTCGGCGCACCAATTCCTTCAGGTAAATTCTCTCTTACCATTGGGATCCGTTCACTCACAATTTGGCGTGCGCGATAAATATCGGTTCCCCAATCAAATTCTACCCAAACAATGGATATGCCTGCTGCCGATGAAGAACGGATTCTTCGAACATTTGGCGAGCCGTTCAAGGCTGTCTCCAGCTGATAGCTTACTAATTTTTCGATTTCTTCAGATTCCATTCCATGCGCCTCGGTAAGTATCGTTACCGTAGGTGCCGTAAGATCTGGGAATACATCGACGTTCATTGTCCGGGCGTAATAAATACCCAACACGCTCAATGCAACCGCTCCCAACAGAATGAGTAATCTATTTTGAAGTGAAATTGATAATATTTTGTTTAACATTTCTCTTCGATTTTTTAATGTTCGTGACCGTGTGCAGGTGTTGAACCGGACATTGAAGCCATTTTAACCTGATATGCTCCTGTGGTAACTACCACTTCGCCAATTTCCAGACCTTGGAGTATTTCTACATTTTCCCCGTTGCGCTTACCAATTTTTACAGGTCGTCTTTCAAAACTTTCTCCCGAAAGTTGTACCATAACGGAATAACTACCATAATCTTCCAACAAAGCATTTATAGGGATCATGGTGTTTTGGGTTGCGTTGCCCATTGCAATTTGAACCTGGGTCAAGCTCCCTTCCGGCATTTCAATATCGTCATTGACCTGGGCAAATACTGAAATTAGCGGTCTGTTGTTATCTACATCTTTAGCAATGGAGAGGATCGAACCTCCAGACGATGCCACATTTCGCCATAGCCCTTCCTTGGTTTGATACCAAATGCTTTGTGCGTTCTCCATGGTAAGACCATAAGAAGGCGCAATTTGTGATTTTAATATTCTGGATCGATGCGTTCCTACCGTTACCATTGCAGCACCTTGGTCCACATAATCCCCATTGGCAACATTTATCGCCGTGATGTAACCATCAAAAGGTGCCCGTATTTGCTTCCCTCCACCTGAGACTCCAGCCGTAAGGCCTTGATAATTGGATCGTGCGATATTGAAATTGCTTTCTACTTTTTCAAACTCTGCTTTAGGAACAATTTTCGATTCGAACAATTGCTTTTTCCGCTCATATTCTGCCTTTGCTTGTTCAAAATTGGAACGTGCCTTGGCAATTTCTGTACTCAAATTATTGGAAGCCAAACCTTGACTGCTTACATCGATCAATAACTGGCCCCGTTTCACAGGCATACCTTCCGTGAGATTGCCAACTGCTAAATTCACGACACCGTTAGATTTGGCTACCAGCGTCTTTACCGAGCTTGGAGAAGGCATCCAAACACCTGATGAATTGATGATATCATAGACTTCACCATTGACCGCAGCTGCTGTCTGAAAGTCGATTTTCCAAGCCTGTTCTTTTAAAAACGATATGCTGCCGTCATCCTGGGCCGTACCTAAAGCTTTTATGGCTTCATCTACATTTGCATATACAGTAACATCATCAATTGTGATCTTATCTGAATATCCGGGCGTAGTTAATTCAAAAACCAACTGATAGTTCCCTGCTTCTTTGGGTTGGATGGCAGGTGAAAATATCCCAGGTGATGAAGGTGCATCTGCCGTATTCCTGATGCCCTTCCCATCTTTTATTAAGCTTACGGTTACCGAACCTTCCCTAACAGGCTGGTGTTTGTCCATTTCGGTAAAATGAGCGGCGAATCTACTTCCTTGGCCCACTATTAGTGCCGGAAACTCAACAAATAATTCTGTTTTGTCCGTCCAAATCGTATGGTCCAAGCGGGGAATTTCTTCCCCAACGTGACTACCATCGGCATTATGTGCATGTGCATCTTCTGCCTTGTTATTACAAGACATAGCCAAAAAGGCAAGCACTATAATTATATATTTCATTTGTTATAATTATTTATATTTTAATGATTGTGGTGTTCAGCACCATCATCATGTTTATGGGTTTCAGGTTTATTTTCCATAGAGTCCTGATCGACATGGAACTCTTCCTGCTCTATAGTTTCCTCGTGCATATGACCTCCATCTGCATCGTGTTCATGACCGTGCTCTTCTGTACTTTCTGTCTTTGATTTTGTGTCTCTACAAGAAGTTAGGGCAACTGTTGAAATTAAAGCTACTGCGAATACTATTTTAGAAATTTTCATAATGTTTTTGTCTTAATATTTATAATTGATGTCTTAATAATTGTGCCTGAAGCAAATGCAACTCTTTTTCCATTTGCAGCATTTTATCGGATGCATTTCGGTAAAACTGGAGCTCTACGTAATAATCCATAAATGAATATTCGCCCAACATATATGCTTTAAAAAGTAATTTCTCACTTTCCAAATTGCCCATCGTAATTTGATACTCACTGTACTTGGAACGCATTAATTGGTAGCGTGTAAATACTTCTTCAAATCGCGTATTAATGGCAGTGGTAATTACTTGGGTATTGGATTGCTGATACTCATGGTTTACCTGTGCGGCTTTTACTTTATTCTTACTGCTCCACAATGGGATAGTAAGTCCACCAAAAAATCCTGAATTAAAATTCCCTTTAACACCCTGATGGTTGTAGCCCAGTGAAACGTTTGGAAAGACCTTGTTTTGCTCCAATTTCATTTTTTGCAAGGAAGCAGCCTCATTTGTCTTTAATTCCTGTAAGGAAGGGTCTTCGGCCAGTTTTTCCAGCCAGAGGTCGTCCTTGCTTCCAATTTCTACGGGCAAATCGATTTGCGTTGAAAGTCCATCCAAAGGATTGTCGCCATTTAAGGTTTTAAGTTTGGATACCAGAATTTGGATATCATTTTCGATCTGTTCCACCACAAATTGTTCCTGAATCCAGGCAATCTTGGCTTTATTCAGATCTAAAATACCCACCTGCTCTTTATTATAGAGCTCTTGGATCTGATCATATACCTGTTTACCTTGGGATCTTCTTTCGGATTCAATGGCTTTTTGTCTCTGGAAGTAAGCCAGTTCTATTAGGAACTCCTTTGCATTCAATAGTATTGCCTGTCTCCTCTTGGCATATGCAGATTGGAGTTGCACCGATTTTATATCGTTCCATTTACTACGTGCAGCATATACTGTTGGGAATTCAAAGGATTGTGCTATTTGATATTCCGAATAGGTGTCTGTTATATTATCTCCAAATGGTAAATAATATCCAGTGAGCTGGGGGTCCGGCAAATTGTTAGCGCTCTTGTTTTCGAGCTGTTGACTTTCAATATAGGATTGATAGCCTTTTAACTCGGTATTGTTCTGTTCTATTTCATTGAGCAATCTCTCCAAATTTTTGGTTTGAGAAAAACCACCAACAAAAAACAGGCATCCGCAAATTGCGAATACGATTTGTTTATACATTTTTCGTGAATTTTAGGTTTAATCATGCCTGTCGGTAGACAGATCTGAAGTTTTAAAAAGGACTATTGCGCCATTCTGGCAAATATTCCTAAACGATTAACCTAAAGATGGGGGGCCTCGTGATTCGAGGAGTGAGAGATAGGGGTTAAAATAAGTATTCGGTGGACGATAAATAGGCGGTACGGTATATCGCCCATAATCAATTAAAAACCTTTGATAGTCAGAAGCAGCATTGGCAATCTCTTTGCCAATATTGGTCTGTTCCTCAACGATATCCCTTTTAAATATTTCAATATCAATTGACACCGAGGAGTGTACGTGCATATCCATAAAGGATCCAAATAAACCAAGAGGTGAATTTGTGTTTTCTTGGGAATGATCATCGTTATGGTCGTGCCCACCCGTATGTGCAATATCTGAATGTGAATGAGAATCCTCGTGCTGATGATGCAGATGAGGAAAGGCTTGATGCAGCATCATAAAGCTGAACAGGCCTAAAAAGAAAAATGCTTTTATGTGATTGTACTTCTGCATCTGGCGTAAATATATTAATTATTAACTACCTATGCTATAGTTCTTCCAATAGTTAGCCAATCGCCATTGGTTAGAAAAAAGATTTTCACCTATTGAAAATTAAAACTGCAGTAGTCCCCGAAAACGTTATTTTATGGGACTATTTAAATATCTTGGAAGAATATTTGTTCCGATTTTCATAGGTCTTTCCTCTTAATAGTTCCGGTAATTCACCTTTTACGGAACTTACAAAGTATATCTCAACGACCCTATTATACATTTATACAGCTAATGAGACTGTCATGAATCGTTTTGATAAATGGCGTTAAAAATTGTTTGGACAGCATATGCAAACCTCATTTTAGGCTCCTATATATGTGTCGCTCAAATACTATAGTGCCCAACGAATAGTCATTTGTCCTGTCGTTTATTTCCTATCTAAAAATTACTTGGAAGGCAAAGCCTAAAGTTTTTACTCTACAGTGAGAACTATAAAAAATTCCATATTTTAATCAGAATTTTTCTCCCTTTTTTAATGATATAATATTCTTTTAATTTTAGATTGAATTTTCTTTGTAACTTAGAGGTAGTAAAACCGAGTATAATTATAAGCTCACTGGTTACTTTTTTGATTAACATGTCAATAACGGGATTTTACATTAATTAAAATAATGTAAAATATTGATAATCAATTACTTGAACTTGCTTAGCGGATGCTGTCATCCCGACCAGTAAACACGGGGCTTTCAAGAGATTGGAAGCCTTTTGTTTTTTCATCCGTACAACATACGTACAACAAATTGCCCTTTTATTTTCTACCATAGGGGAACTGATGAAAATTAACTATTGCGGTATTTTAGCCAATTTCAACGAATTCTTATTGATTCCACAAACAATTTTAATTTTATTAGTTAAAGTTTTCGATTGTTCCTTTTTGGGTTTTTTCCTTCCATAAATTGAAGGAAACCTTAAAATAACTATTATGGAAGAGCAAGAAAAAGTGGTAGACCTTTTATCAGATATTAAGGGGTTACTTGCCCACAACAAGAAAACAATGAACATAGATGACTTGGCATTATATACAGGTCTGTCCAAGAGCAAAATCTATAAGCTTACTCAATTTAAGCTCATTCCCACTGGCAATAATCCCCACATCCGCCAGAAATTCTTTGACAAAGATGCGATTGATGCCTGGCTATTGGGTGAACCTGATCTTTCAGATGAGACTTTGGAACACCGTTTTAATCAACAATTGTTAAAGAACCGGAAGAGGTGAGGTTGATGAGTGTGATGTTCCTAGGGTTTGATTACCAAAAGCCTACTATTTGTGCTCAGAGTGTACCGATATGGCAGCCTTTTTTGCAGATTCACGGCCGATGGGAGTAGAGGGTGATCTTCGCAATGGAATAAATGATGGTGTTTGATATGGTTTGGTTGGAGGTTTAGGGTTTCTTAAACGGGCTAGGGTTTAATAGGCTGTATATAATGAAGGGCGTTTGATTTCACCTTCAATTCAAAATTTGTGCTAACTTTAGCTGTTCCATACCGACCAAAATTAGCTAATGATTTTTAACGAAGATTCAAGAGTAAAAATCCCTTCCATTTTACACTTAATGCAATTGGGGTATAAGTACTTGTCCTTAAAGGATAGTGCCTGGGATGCGGGAACCAATATATTCACTGAAATATTTCAAAAGCAAATTGCTGCAATTAACTTCGGCATAACTCCGACCGATATCAAAAAAGTATATGATGAAGTTACTTTGTCATTGGAAAATGAAGATTTAGGTCGTGCTTTTTACAACAAACTTATAGACCAATCGGGAATTAAATTAATCGACTTCGAAAACTTTGAGGAGAATAACTCCTTTCATGTAGTAACTGAATTGCCCTATCAAAAAGATGATGAGACTTTTAGGCCGGATATTATACTATTGATTAATGGTATGCCGTTGGTTTTTTTAGAAGTTAAAAAGCCGAACAATAGAAATGGAGTTCAGGACGAACATAGACGCATGAAAACGCGTTTCCAAAATAAAAAGTTCCTAAAGTTCATCAACCTTACCCAACTCATGGTGTTTTCCAACAACATGAAGTATAGTGACGATGATTCCCAAATGTTGGAAGGAGCCTTTTATAGTACCACCAACTATTATAAACCCAGCTTCAACTATTTCAGGGAAGAAGAAACTTTTGACTTACATGCTATCCTTCAGCCTATCACAGAGAACGAGGAGAACTTTGTTCTAAAGGATACCAACTTATTGAGCATAAAGAACTCACAAGAGTATATATCCAATAAACATCCGAATACACCGACCAACTCTATTTCCACTTCCCTATTCCAAAAAGAGCGTTTAAAATTCATTTTACAATATGCTTTTGCTTATGTAGAGGAAGAAAAAGGTTTGGAAAAGCATGTGATGCGTTATCCACAACTTTTTGCAACCAAGGCAATCGAAAAAAAGCTAGAGAAAGGAGTTAAAAAAGGAATAATTTGGCACACCCAAGGTTCCGGTAAAACGGCATTGGCTTTTTTCAATGTAAAATATCTTACGGATTATTATCAGAAGAAGAACATCATCCCTAAGTTTTATTTTATAGTAGACCGTCTGGATTTATTAACTCAAGCAGCAAAGGAATTTACAGCTCGTGGACTTGTGGTGCATAAAATAGATTCAAGGGAGGCATTTACTAAAGACATTAAATCTACCGAGGTAATCCATAATAGTTCGGGTAAGGCAGAAATTACCGTAGTTAACATTCAGAAGTTTAAGGACGACCCTGATGTTATAAAAAATAACGATTACAACTTAAGTGTACAGCGGATATTCTTTTTGGATGAAGTG
Encoded here:
- a CDS encoding AlpA family transcriptional regulator produces the protein MEEQEKVVDLLSDIKGLLAHNKKTMNIDDLALYTGLSKSKIYKLTQFKLIPTGNNPHIRQKFFDKDAIDAWLLGEPDLSDETLEHRFNQQLLKNRKR
- a CDS encoding efflux RND transporter periplasmic adaptor subunit; this translates as MKYIIIVLAFLAMSCNNKAEDAHAHNADGSHVGEEIPRLDHTIWTDKTELFVEFPALIVGQGSRFAAHFTEMDKHQPVREGSVTVSLIKDGKGIRNTADAPSSPGIFSPAIQPKEAGNYQLVFELTTPGYSDKITIDDVTVYANVDEAIKALGTAQDDGSISFLKEQAWKIDFQTAAAVNGEVYDIINSSGVWMPSPSSVKTLVAKSNGVVNLAVGNLTEGMPVKRGQLLIDVSSQGLASNNLSTEIAKARSNFEQAKAEYERKKQLFESKIVPKAEFEKVESNFNIARSNYQGLTAGVSGGGKQIRAPFDGYITAINVANGDYVDQGAAMVTVGTHRSRILKSQIAPSYGLTMENAQSIWYQTKEGLWRNVASSGGSILSIAKDVDNNRPLISVFAQVNDDIEMPEGSLTQVQIAMGNATQNTMIPINALLEDYGSYSVMVQLSGESFERRPVKIGKRNGENVEILQGLEIGEVVVTTGAYQVKMASMSGSTPAHGHEH
- a CDS encoding TolC family protein, coding for MYKQIVFAICGCLFFVGGFSQTKNLERLLNEIEQNNTELKGYQSYIESQQLENKSANNLPDPQLTGYYLPFGDNITDTYSEYQIAQSFEFPTVYAARSKWNDIKSVQLQSAYAKRRQAILLNAKEFLIELAYFQRQKAIESERRSQGKQVYDQIQELYNKEQVGILDLNKAKIAWIQEQFVVEQIENDIQILVSKLKTLNGDNPLDGLSTQIDLPVEIGSKDDLWLEKLAEDPSLQELKTNEAASLQKMKLEQNKVFPNVSLGYNHQGVKGNFNSGFFGGLTIPLWSSKNKVKAAQVNHEYQQSNTQVITTAINTRFEEVFTRYQLMRSKYSEYQITMGNLESEKLLFKAYMLGEYSFMDYYVELQFYRNASDKMLQMEKELHLLQAQLLRHQL
- a CDS encoding metalloregulator ArsR/SmtB family transcription factor, which produces MKLEISCTRKEADHKQLTRCKETIQNSSSGFQEISRIFALAGSEVRLKILFLLNMEEELCPCDIADILEMSAPAVSQHIRKMKDAGVIRMRRDGQTLYYSLVKENTTVLNNALSTIDSNRKIA
- a CDS encoding efflux RND transporter permease subunit gives rise to the protein MLNKILSISLQNRLLILLGAVALSVLGIYYARTMNVDVFPDLTAPTVTILTEAHGMESEEIEKLVSYQLETALNGSPNVRRIRSSSAAGISIVWVEFDWGTDIYRARQIVSERIPMVRENLPEGIGAPTMAPISSIMGEIMLLGVTSDTLSPMELRTLSDWTIRPRIKAIGGIANVVVIGGDYKQYQIFANPEKLKHYDVSLSELVEKVKEANINAPGGVINQYGNQYIIKGSGRAYALEDLKEAVLKQVNGQTLKIKDVATVQIGAADKIGDGSLNAKPAVILTIAKQPDVNTLELTERLDEAIADLEKTLPKGVNIKSQIFRQSDFIDASISNLNQTLLEGAFFVMIILFIFLMNWRTTLISLLAIPISLLVSIIILKWLGYTINTMSLGGMAIAIGALVDDAIIDVENVYKRLRENIRKPKAERESTLTVVRVASVEIRSSIVIATLIIIVSFIPLFFLSGMEGRLLQPLGIAFVTSVLTSLIVAVTVTPILCSYLLDNEKLLTKQAEGTRVERWLQKHYGNILERATKVPKTVIGITVIAFMVSLLVLTQLGRSFLPEFNEGSLVISVVGPPGMSLEESNKTGKLIETVLLELPEVEVVTRRQGRAELDEHAQGVNASEIDVPFVLDGKTKEEFFEEVRTKLSIAPGVNITLGQPIAHRIDHMLSGTRANIAIKIFGPDLQRLFEVGKSVEQNIKDIEGLVDVAVDQQVEVPQIRIKPKRQILAAYGMTVGNLMEQVDIAFAGEEAGEIYEGQQYFDLVVRYEKPYRNDIENINKTLVSLPNGGHTILGELATVQSVSSPNTINREDVQRKIVVAANVQGRDLRSAVNEIKEVVANNVIMPEGYRVEYGGQFESESKASQLLMFTAIIAIAIIFLLLYYEFKEVKLAFVVLINLPLALIGGILIVYFTSGIISIAVTIGFISLFGIATRNGILLVSRYEDLRKEGIQGFELIKTGALDRLNPILMTAFTTGLALIPLALKGGEPGSEIQSPMAVVILGGLLSATILNLVVIPCVYQLVLKRPPTVPDTPEVI
- the merTP gene encoding mercuric transport protein MerTP, which gives rise to METGKTSNRAAYAGIFTAIAASICCITPVLALIAGTSGIASTFSWVEPYRPYLFGLTIVVLVFAWYQKLRPKTQEEIDCACEDDAKPSFWQSKSFLFIITVFAGLMLTFPSYSHIFYFSPDSSKEILYTDQSKVKEIRVTIAGMTCEGCEAHIESEVSKLDGILHVKADYEAANTIVKYDETKVNLEEIETAILSTGYKIIK
- a CDS encoding GDCCVxC domain-containing (seleno)protein; translation: MEIKLESTITCPKCGHRATEKMPTTACQFFYECKNCKTLLKPKEGDCCVYCSYGTVACPPIQEGSGCCN